Below is a genomic region from Acomys russatus chromosome 3, mAcoRus1.1, whole genome shotgun sequence.
AGACTGTACACATTCcagcagggacccagggacttttctgtgggttagccGGATGGCTCAACATCAGTTCCACCCATGCATCTCACAGTGTGTACCCCTCTCACCTGAGaatcaccagcactggtgttttgtagtttaTCGTTCTGTCCTTAGGTTTCTGTGCAGTCACTGCCAACCTACTAACCAGACACCTGAGTTTGGCGCCACCATCATGGATCTACTTTATCTTTTTTCACATTACACTGTACTCAAACATGCAGTTGTTTACATATGTGCTATAATGTTGCCTATATTCAACAGGTGAGACAGAACATGTTTATTCCTTTCTGAAGTTTCAAGATATTACCAAAGAAAATCACAGATTTgatacatgatgtgaaactaTTTCTTGTTCCTGCACATGCTGAACCATTATTGTGAAAATATACTACCAAAATTAATATACAGAATGAATGCAGTACATATCAAAACTCCTATGTCATATTTCACAggcctggaaaaaagaaaaaaaaagcatatggaaACATAAAACTGATGAAAACGTGACAGTACTTCATCTTAAATTGTACTACAAAGCCATAGTGATAAGGCAGCTTGATACTGTTGTAAAAGTAGACAGAAAGTCGTATGGAATATAACAGATGTCCTGGACACAAAGAAGCAAAGTCATGCCCACTTAATTGTTGACATGGAGGAAAAAAACTCTGAAAATACAGATGCAACAAATCGTGCTAGCAATATTGGATATCTACctacagagaaacaaaatcaGATTCTTATCCTTTACCTTGTACAAAAAATATTTTCGAAATGGATCAAAGGCCTAATttgaaagtaggaaaaaaaacacttttagaaGAAAACACTGGGGAAATCCTTCAAGATAGTGGGAAAAGCAAGACTATTTTTAAACAAAGCCCCAAAGTCAGAGGAGTTGACCCAAATATGAATAGGTGGGACCTCATGAAGATAAAGATTCTGGacatcaaagaaaacaataatggcTGTCTCCTGACAGGAAGTCAATGGTCCAGTGTTTTAGTGCACAGGACCAGATGTCTCAGCTGTCAAAATCTGCTGCTGGTGTTCCTACAGATTCCTACAGAGCTGCTTGTCTCATCTGCAATGGAATCCTGAAGAAATGGATTCTCATACCAAGGAAGAAATGACTCAGCGAAAGTATAGATGTGCCCAGAAACATGAGTGTAAGCAGGCCAAAAGCAAAACCCTCCTTTTTCCATGTCTTTTCATGTGGACTTCCACTAGAGGGTGTGACACAAGTTTCAGATCAAGCAACAGacacaaataacctaattaaataaaattcttttcagGTGTGACCAGCCACTTGGGTCAAGTTGATAATTAGGATTAGCCATCACAAACAATTgtccaaaatttacaaagaatttcAGAAACTAATTACCCAGGAAATAAAACTGCCAATCCACAAATGGGCATGTGAAAGgaacaaacattttcaaaagaaaggaagatacagagaaagaaagaaagaaatggtcaaTGTGTTTTTCTTAAAAGTATCCAATATCTCTAACCATTAGTTAAATGCAAATTAGCACTACTTTGAGATACCACTTCCCACCACTGAGAATGAATATCATCAAGCATGAGAACAAATGTtggagaggatgtagagagagaagaggactTATTCACTGGTTTTGGGAGTACAGGTCAATATAGTCATTGTGGAAATCATGTGGAGACttgtcaaaatattaaaaattgaactGCCTTAGGACCTAGCTATTTTATCCCTGGGAACCTACCACAGAAGTATTTCCACCACCATATATAGTGGTGCTTTATTCACTATAACAAATAATTATAAtcaacctagttgtccctcaacaTATTAACACATAATGAAAATCAGGTGAGAATATTACTCAGCTCTAAAGAAAACTTTCAGGTTGATGAATGGACTTGGGATGTATGATATTAGGATTTATTCATTGTATGTACATAGGTGGTTTGTTTGCCTGCATCTCTGCACAGCAGCAGAAGACAGTAGATCCCATAGgtttacattatagatggtagtgagttGCCATGTGAATATTCCAAATTGATCCCAGGACATCTGGTAGctaaggagagcccaagggaggatacttgactctcattcagaaggggaaataaaataggcatctgACATAGATTGAGGAAGGGAACTGTGTGAGctagggggtggggaaggaaacaAAGTGGGTATAAGGTGTAGGAAAAGCCAGGGAGGGCTAAGAGAGAGAATTGAAATCAATGAGTGGGGACATCTGTGGAATGGGGGAGGCTCAGAAGAGTCTATGGGAGTGATTCTATCTCAGACTCATTGAAGAGGGGAATGAAGCCTGAAGTGGCCAGCTCCTGTAGCCAAGGGGACTACCAGTGCAAGGAGCAGATACCAACTTCCCCACACAACCTTTGACCCAGTTTATTAATGACTGCTCATCTTGAGTCCCATGACATGAGAGAGGACACACAACTGACATCACTAATAATATTCTGCTCTTTTTAAGTCACAGGCTAGCATAACAATCATCTGAGTGGCAACTGatggaacaaatgcagagacccacagccggCCTCTgagaatatttttcatttctttatttaatcactttacaaccagatacccctttctcctctctttcctgtccctccTCAAATTCTCTCCCTtatccccttttccttcttctcagagaagggaagagaaaaaaggccCCAGGGTGTCTCAATCCACCCTAGCACTTCAAGTCTCTGCAAgatccacatgatgaccaaactTCACATCTCCTATATATGTGGGTCTAAGTTCAATTTGTACATGTTGTCTTgtttctgcttcagtctttgcCAGCCCTGTagacccctggctgtcctaggacatGCTCTGTGGACCACTCAGTTAGCTGGTATTAAAATGTATGCCTCTAAAAAAAATGTATGCCTCTGATGCAAgcttcttctctctgttttgagTTCTGCTTTTATCTATGATGGCAAAGAAGCcatgctgtgatttaaaaaagaataatagatAAGGAActatatttgcttttattatggAAACTGACAAGAAAATAGGAAGCATGTCTTGAGTACTTCAGTACCTCAGCTGCTGATGCCATGTAAAGTGACAGCTGATGGGAaagcatgatgtgtgtgtgtgtgtgtgtgtgtgtgtgtgtgtgtgtgtgtgaagtgtgtgtgaggcatgtCTGAGGGGTGTGTGCTTTTAATGATCAGAAAAGAATGCTTACTTGTGTCCAAATCCAATTAAATGCCCATTATTGAAAGTGTAGGTTAAATTGTTGCTATATTGATACTGATAActactgcattttattttcaaagacacAAGGAGCACATGCAAGCTTTATGGTGCCAGAGAGTGTCAGCAGTAAGAAGGAAAAAACCTGGAAGCCTCACACTACCACCAAACTGAAGGCATGTGCACCAGTAGCAAGAGAAAACTTATGTTCACTGAGCATGGCAGTAGAACATGTTGTTGTCTACTATGTTGAAAATTGAGCCACACAATAAAGTGACTAAAGGTACTTATACCCACAAATCTCATAATGTTTTCCCTGAGCTTATGATTTTCAGTTGCCTGTATTTATAGCAATTCTGGGACATATGCAGCCTACAAGACACTTGAACTAATCTATGAATAATAAATGGCTTCCAtcatttgcttcttttaaaaacacttttaaatagaaaattaatttttttcatacagtatattttgatcatagcATTCTCTCATAATCTCTTCCAAGATCCTTTCCCCTACCCAACCCATAAAGCTCATTATTAAGAAAACcttgcaaaaaattaaaaacacacaccaaaactTACCAGACCTGAGTCCATAGTACTTAATGAATGTCTACTCAGCCAAAATTAGCAGTCAGAATGGAAGCTATGAAGCATCACATTAAATTTCACACTTTCAGTACAgagtatattttatgtatttattaaccaACAAACCAATAAATTCCACTACAGaattagaactttaaaaataatagtttaataTATTCTTGAAGAACTCAACTTgaaaaataatagtttaatatattctttcagggccgggcggtggtggcgcacgtctttaatcccagcactcgggaggcagaggcaggcggatccctgtgaattcgaggccagcctggtctacaaagtgagtccaggacagccaaggctatgcagagaaacactgtctcaaaaaacaaaaaaacaaaaaaaggaaaaaatattctttcagaACTCATATCAATCACCTGTGTTCACTTCTTCCTCATTCCTTCATGTTCAGCCTTACTTGATCTCTTTCTTTACACTGTACTGTACTCACATGTACTCCTGTTTTACTACATGATATATTATTGGCTATATTTCATttgtgagagagaacatgtgatttatttctttatgacaTTTGAAGGTATTACAAATGGAAATCACAGAAGATGATACACGGTAGAAAACAACAATgtgctgaacagaacaccaacagctcatgtACCATGATCAGCAagtaacaaatgggacctcatgagactgaaaagcttctgtgaggcaataAGTAAAGGACACCtccaataggacaaaatggcagacCACAGAATAGGGAAAGATTTTCATCAACTTTATGAATGGGTGTAACAAGACTAAGCATAGAAAACACAGGCCCCAGCATGGTTACATGGCACCAataggttttgatttttttacctTTCCCTCATTGCTAAAAACTGTTAGATTACATTCTTAAAAATAGCCTCCAAGGTCCATTCTCCTATTTGTGCCCTGATTCATTCCTGAGACTAAACATCAAGGACCCtcaatcaaaattcattatttgacTATGGTGTCCAATAAGGATTTACCAACTGACCCTAGCACAGACTCcccttttccccctttaaaaGCCTACTCCTGTAAAAACACCtgttctctcttgcttctcttgccatcttgtctttttttgtttgtacctgctactgctgctgctgctgctgcctttgctaAAGCCTCTCTGCTTGCCTTTCTCCTGATCACCCCATTCAATGAATAATCCACATGGTTGGAGGTTTTCCAGCTGTTTCCTAATTCCACATACTGTATTCTGAACCAAAGAagggcatgcacatggtgctGTTACAATCTACagaatttaatcattttttttacaACATGTCTTTTGTGAATtccaaatataaatttatttgtgCCACGTTGACCTGTCTAGTGAAAGGAGACTatgaaggggaagaaagagtcTACTGAGTACCTGATACAAAGACAGAGACCTACAAGTTTGATTGAGATGTCAAAAGAGCCAGCATCCCTTGGCTCTCTCAGGTTCACAAACTGCCACACCCCAATGTGGCCAGGAGGGGGAGCCAGAGGTTTCAGGCTGAGCCAGGAGTATTGAAAGACTGGAGGGTGTGGATGAACCTCCTTCTCCATAGAAGGCTTGGGTTGGCACAGGGCTCAGCCAACCTAGGTGGAAAGTGTGAGCATCAGGTGACTGGCAGCCCAAGTCTAGCTGAATTATGAGGAAAAGGAGAGTCCACAGTGTTCAGAACTTATAGGTAGAGGAGTGAAAGGGTGGCTTAAATCAGGCCTGGAAGAAGTGGGGCTGATGGAAGTCAGAAGTCATACACTAGAAGTCCAGGAGAGGCACAGAAGTTGACTGAGCTCTGTGCTGGGCTAAAAAAACAGGACAGAGTGGAATCTGGGGCCATCAGAGAGAAGTGTCAGCCTTCAAGACTGCAAACAGTTGAGGTGGTGAGAGCAGGCTGCCCTGCTAGAGACTGGGAGTTTCTGGAACAGGACCCAGACAGATTGGCACAGCCATAGGCTCAGAATTCTCAGATACAAATATCCCTTCACCAAAACGCCTCGTTCGATTCTCTGGCAAGTGTTGTTGGCTTTACGAAGAGCTCAGAGATGTTAAGAATGTTCTACGTCTAGGAACATTCATTTCTGGAGGACTAAGTATGAATGGGAATGACTGAGGCAGTGCTGTAGCTTCCTGATGACTGTGTtgtgagaaataattaaaatatgattattatGGGATGTTGtgtcacacacttttaatttcaaaacatttaaaacatagaggggtagatctctgtgaacttaTGGCAAGGCAGGTTTACCTAGTAAATTCCAGGCAATCAGTTCTATGCAGTGAGAcctgaaatcaaaataaagacaaagaaacaacccCCTACTCCCACAATGAAGGGTGATAACTGTGTGTGAACTGTGCACTCTGAAGTTCCAgtaaggggaggggctggggaaggaggaggaagcaaagcTGAGAACTGACAGGAGATGGCTGCCTGGACCAGTGACGTGAACAAACCAGAAAATagctcaaacaacaacaaacttcagTTATATGCACTCAGGGGTTTATTTATTATCAGTTTACAGCCTTTGCTGCCCACTCCATGTGGTTCTTGTCTGTGGCCAAAAAAGCTGGTCATCACAGGTGATTTAACACCTGCTAGGGGAGCTTCATGTTTCTGTTTATCCAAGGCAAGAAGGGGGAGATTTTAGTGAAGATGGTTAGAGCAGAGTCATTCTTACTACGAGCACAAACTCCATAAGCTCTGTTATCACACACGAGGGGTCCTCCAGAGTCACCCTGTGGGCAGGGAAAAGAAGAACTGAGCATGATTCCCTCTAGCtctgctctcccttcctcctccttgccaAGTTAACTGTCAGATCAGGGTCAGGACAGGCTTTCCAACTTCCCTCAGTGCCAAAGCTCCATGGAGGCCTGATTTTTCCTTGGAGCTCAGTCCAAGTCTTTTCCTGAATGCCCAAGGGATGCTCTGGAATAATTAATGCAACTTTGGCATTACAGATGTTTCCCACCCCCTACTCTTGCTACCTGCACAAAAGGGACTAACAAGTGTGCTATTGGGTTGTGCCTTCTCTGAGCTGAGGCTAGAGGGTCTGGGCACTCTCACAGGAAGGCATCATGCAGCTCTTCTCTCATTGGTTTTGTCTGTTTAATGCTTGAACCTCACCTTGGAAGCAAACTGTAGTTTCTTAGGGTCTCCGGCACATATCTCTGTTGTCTCTGAGTAGTGACGGAAGAATTTCTGGCATTGCTGGTCCACCTGAATGCTCAGTTCAGCCTCTTGTAAGAGGTCAGATGCTTTAGTAGAATTGAAGGATGTTATCCCCCAGCCAGCCACATGGCACACATTCCCTGGCTTCACTTGGGCATTGGCCCCGGGCAATTTGAGGAACCTGACAGCTTTACTCCTCTTGGCCTTTCTCTCCAGCTGTTggaaagaggcaggagaggcCAGCTTAGCCAGGAGCCTGCTGAGCTGGGCCACACAAAAGGCAGgatgaaagggagagaagaaccagggtgagagcaggaggggagggggagaactgcACCAGGAAGAACACAgacagcaggggtggggtggggttgagggGTGAGTTGAGGAATGTGGGTGAACTGGACACAGAGCTCACCTTTAACAGCATGATGTCATTGATGAGGTCTTCAGGACTATAGTCAGGGTGAGGAATGGCTTTTTTCACACGAATTATCTGCTGGGTCTGCTCCTGTGTCATGATGTTGTGGGCCCCCAGTTTGACTGTCATTGATCTGTGCATAGAGCAGGGAGGGCATGGGAGATGTGCAGTCAGAGAGGATGCATCCCAGGCAGAGTAGGCAGGGTGGAACTTTTGAAGACATAGGGAGGACACAGGGTAGGCAGGGAGGGGGCCTGGGTACATAGGAGTGCCTCAATGTGAGACCTACTGCTCCattttcagtgccttgagattaCAGAAGGCTCCTTCTTGCTTCTAGGCCATATTTCAAAGTTTGCATAGACTTTTAATGTGTACTGTCACCTCAACCACTGTTTTAGTGTGGCCAGTGTATTTGTTCAAACCAAGTGTGCTGATGCCGCTGACATTTCACCCTGTGACCTCAAATATTCCTGTTATCAGACTTCCATTTTTATAGCCCTGCTTTCTAGTGAACTCCCAGGAGAGCATCCACAGTAAAGGACAGaagcacctgtgtggaggtctCAGAAACTGTACATGAGCTGCTTCTCCTCACCTTCCCCTGCAGTGAGCAGCTGTCAGTACAAAGTTGCCTTGTATCAGGAAGCCTCCGCAGCGACTCCTTTTCCCATTATCTTTCAGAGACCTAACAAATGCCATGTATGCACGGGAGTGGGGCTTGACCTCATGGCCCCCGATGATCTCCtctgaaagaaaaagcaaggatATGGGGTGTCTGGGAGGAGAAGATGAGGTCAGGAGGGAAGATTAGTAGGGGTGTGATGGAGTGTGGAATCTGCTGCCCCAAGACTG
It encodes:
- the LOC127187186 gene encoding granzyme E-like encodes the protein MAPLLILLAFLVPLGAQAEEIIGGHEVKPHSRAYMAFVRSLKDNGKRSRCGGFLIQGNFVLTAAHCRGRSMTVKLGAHNIMTQEQTQQIIRVKKAIPHPDYSPEDLINDIMLLKLERKAKRSKAVRFLKLPGANAQVKPGNVCHVAGWGITSFNSTKASDLLQEAELSIQVDQQCQKFFRHYSETTEICAGDPKKLQFASKGDSGGPLVCDNRAYGVCARSKNDSALTIFTKISPFLPWINRNMKLP